A segment of the Streptomyces sp. P9-A2 genome:
CGGTGACGCGGAGATCCTCCGGGCGTGGCTCCTCCGGGCGGTCACCGTGGCTGAGGCGGAGGAGGTCTTCGAAGGCGAGTGACCCGGCGGTGGTTCGGAGCGGCGGGCCCGTGTCTTTTGAGCTCAGTCGGCTTCGGGCTTCTCGTCCCGTTCCTTGCCCTTGTCCGTACCCTTTTCCCGGTCCGGGTCCGGGTCGGTGTTCTTCCCCCCGGGTCCGTTCTTCTCCTCGCCGAGCGACTTCAGGAAGTCGGGGTTGTCGTCCGGGGCCACCCACTGCTGCCGGCTGCCGCCCCGGCTCCAGGCGGAGCCGACGGCACCGGCGCCCGCGGGGTGCCGCTTCTTGCCGGCGATGATCCACGAGATCGAGCCGACGAGCGGGAACAGCAGCACGAGGATCGCCCACAGCGGCTTGGGCATGTGACGAATGTCCTCGTCCTTCGTGCTGATGCAGTCGATGAACGCGTAGACGCTCAGGGCGAGGGGGACGAGGAACATCAGCACCCTGAGCATGGGCCTCTCCAGAGAAGGGGTCGTCGGGGGCGTCGGCACGGCCACGGCCCCCAGGTACAGGGCAAGGGTAGCCGCTCGGGGATACTTGACCCCATGGCTTACGACGATCTTCGCTCCCTGCTGAGGGCTCTGGACCGCGAGGGAGACCTCAAGCGAGTCAAGACCGAGGTCGACCCCCACCTCGAGGTCGGTGAGATCGTCGACCGGGTGCAGAAGGCCGGCGGCCCCGCCCTGCTCTTCGAGAACGTGCGCGGCTCGAGCATGCCCCTCGCGATGAACGTGTACGGCACCGACCGCCGGCTGCTGAAGGCGCTCGGCCTGAAGTCGTACGCCGAGATCAGCGAGAAGATCGGCGGTCTGCTCAAGCCCGAGCTGCCGAACGGCTTCGTGGGCATGCGCGAGGCGTTCGGCAAGCTCGGTTCGATGACCCACGTACCGCCGAAGAAGGTGAAGGACGCCCCGGTGCACGAGGTCGTCCTCCAGGGCGACGACGTGGACCTCGATCAGCTCCCCGCCCTGTTCACCTGGCCCAAGGACGGCGGCTCCTTCTTCAACCTGGGCCTCACCCACACCAAGCATCCCGAGACGGGCATCCGCAACCTCGGCCTGTACCGGCTCCAGCGTCACGACAAGCGCACCATCGGCATGCACTGGCAGATCCACAAGGACAGCCGGAACCACTACCAGGTGGCAGCCCGGCGCGGTGAGCGGCTGCCGGTCGCCATCGCCTTCGGCTGCCCGCCCGCCGTGACGTACGCCTCCACCGCGCCGCTCCCCGGCGACATCGACGAGTACCTCTTCGCCGGGTTCCTGCAGGGCAAGCGGATCGAGATGGTCGACTGCAAGACGGTTCCGCTCCAGGTCCCGGCGCACGCCGAGGTCGTCATCGAGGGCTGGCTTGAGCCGGGCGAGATGCTCCCGGAGGGACCGTTCGGCGACCACACCGGGTTCTACACCCCGCAGGAACCGTTCCCCGCACTGACGATCGACTGCGTCACCATGCGCAAGCGTCCGCTGATCCAGTCGATCGTGGTCGGCCGGCCGCCGACGGAGGACGGGCCGCTGGGCCGCGCGACGGAACGCTTCTTCCTGCCGCTCCTCAAGATCATCATCCCGGACATCGTGGACTACCACCT
Coding sequences within it:
- a CDS encoding menaquinone biosynthesis decarboxylase, whose product is MAYDDLRSLLRALDREGDLKRVKTEVDPHLEVGEIVDRVQKAGGPALLFENVRGSSMPLAMNVYGTDRRLLKALGLKSYAEISEKIGGLLKPELPNGFVGMREAFGKLGSMTHVPPKKVKDAPVHEVVLQGDDVDLDQLPALFTWPKDGGSFFNLGLTHTKHPETGIRNLGLYRLQRHDKRTIGMHWQIHKDSRNHYQVAARRGERLPVAIAFGCPPAVTYASTAPLPGDIDEYLFAGFLQGKRIEMVDCKTVPLQVPAHAEVVIEGWLEPGEMLPEGPFGDHTGFYTPQEPFPALTIDCVTMRKRPLIQSIVVGRPPTEDGPLGRATERFFLPLLKIIIPDIVDYHLPEAGGFHNCAIVSIDKKYPKHAQKVMHAVWGAHMMSLTKLIVVVDSDCDVHDLHEVAWRALGNTDYARDLSIVEGPVDHLDHSSYQQFWGGKAGIDATKKWPEEGYTRDGGWPDMVESDPDTAALVDRRWKEYGL
- a CDS encoding PLD nuclease N-terminal domain-containing protein; the encoded protein is MLRVLMFLVPLALSVYAFIDCISTKDEDIRHMPKPLWAILVLLFPLVGSISWIIAGKKRHPAGAGAVGSAWSRGGSRQQWVAPDDNPDFLKSLGEEKNGPGGKNTDPDPDREKGTDKGKERDEKPEAD